From one Bifidobacterium sp. WK012_4_13 genomic stretch:
- a CDS encoding Ppx/GppA phosphatase family protein, giving the protein MTTMRARSTRLGVLDIGSNTIHMLIVDAAHGAPPVPEASCKSTIRLMQYIKDDGSIRKSAVEIIIDAIDKAMEMAKEHEITQLLPMATSAIREAPNGAKILHRLEHHIGQPITVLSGEDEARLTFLAARRWYGWDAGRLLMIDIGGGSLEVAMGRDEEPSLALSVPAGAGRVTHELLPDGMADEKLLEDVHHEVKKIIEPMIEAFPTSKEPNHAVGTSKTMRSLARLAGTVRKEGGRENSMVMTRDELEDWIPRLAAISPDQRVALPGITKERTFQIIGGGVVADEIMKALNVEEVEICPWALREGAILRWLDQFGRTTLGF; this is encoded by the coding sequence ATGACAACAATGCGCGCAAGAAGCACACGCCTGGGCGTACTCGACATCGGTTCCAACACCATTCATATGCTGATTGTCGATGCCGCACATGGGGCGCCTCCGGTTCCCGAGGCAAGCTGCAAATCCACGATTCGCCTGATGCAATACATCAAAGATGATGGATCGATCAGAAAATCAGCGGTTGAGATCATCATCGACGCCATCGATAAGGCCATGGAGATGGCCAAGGAGCACGAGATCACTCAGCTGCTTCCAATGGCTACCTCGGCAATCCGAGAAGCTCCGAACGGGGCGAAGATTCTGCATAGGCTCGAACATCATATAGGTCAGCCAATCACGGTGCTTTCAGGAGAGGATGAGGCCAGGCTCACGTTCCTGGCCGCACGACGCTGGTATGGGTGGGATGCAGGTCGGCTGCTCATGATCGACATTGGCGGAGGTTCTCTTGAGGTCGCGATGGGACGAGATGAGGAGCCCAGTCTCGCTTTGAGCGTTCCGGCGGGTGCGGGGCGAGTCACCCATGAGCTGCTGCCCGATGGCATGGCCGACGAGAAGCTTTTGGAAGACGTCCATCATGAGGTGAAGAAGATCATTGAGCCCATGATCGAGGCATTTCCAACGAGCAAGGAACCCAACCATGCTGTCGGAACGTCAAAAACCATGCGATCGCTGGCCCGTCTTGCTGGAACTGTTCGTAAGGAAGGCGGACGGGAGAATTCGATGGTCATGACCCGTGATGAGCTTGAGGATTGGATTCCCCGGCTTGCTGCGATTTCCCCTGACCAGCGAGTGGCGCTTCCCGGAATCACCAAGGAGCGCACCTTCCAGATCATCGGTGGCGGAGTGGTCGCCGACGAGATCATGAAGGCGCTGAACGTCGAAGAGGTCGAAATCTGCCCGTGGGCTCTGCGCGAAGGCGCAATCTTGCGCTGGCTCGATCAATTTGGTCGTACGACTCTCGGATTTTGA
- a CDS encoding ABC transporter substrate-binding protein, protein MKTTLAKRLPAVMMCAGLMLTAVACGTTDGSEAGSTSGSNGPTSATIKPYDVSGIKKDSAIAALVPSSVTDDSQLTVGMETSYAPAEFLESDGKTPTGYDVDLTNAIARVWGLKSNPTSASFDSIIPAIGSKYDLGISSFTITKDREQTVDMVSYYKAGMSYVVKKGNPEKVQATDMCGVSLGVQTGTIEEQEADTNSKKCTADGKKAIGVQSFKMQTDATTAVLTGKIDAFYADSPVAGYAIAQTGKQLQTVGEDEGVVPQGIVIKKGDRKLGEAVQKTMQKFIDDGTYGKILKHWGVQGGAITKAELNPAVE, encoded by the coding sequence ATGAAGACAACATTGGCTAAGAGGTTGCCTGCCGTCATGATGTGTGCAGGACTGATGCTCACTGCCGTTGCGTGTGGCACGACGGATGGATCGGAAGCTGGTTCCACCAGCGGTTCAAATGGCCCGACGAGTGCGACGATCAAGCCTTATGACGTGAGTGGAATCAAGAAGGACAGCGCGATAGCCGCATTGGTGCCATCGAGCGTTACCGATGACAGCCAGCTGACAGTGGGCATGGAGACCTCGTATGCACCTGCTGAGTTTTTGGAGTCAGATGGCAAGACCCCGACAGGATATGATGTCGATCTGACCAACGCCATCGCACGGGTGTGGGGTTTGAAATCCAACCCGACAAGCGCATCCTTCGACTCCATCATTCCAGCGATCGGAAGCAAGTACGATCTCGGAATCTCGAGCTTCACCATCACCAAGGATCGCGAACAGACCGTGGACATGGTTTCGTATTACAAGGCCGGCATGTCCTATGTGGTGAAGAAGGGCAATCCGGAGAAGGTTCAGGCTACGGACATGTGCGGCGTGAGCCTGGGAGTGCAGACCGGAACCATAGAGGAGCAGGAGGCTGACACCAATAGCAAGAAATGCACCGCGGATGGCAAGAAGGCGATTGGCGTCCAGTCCTTCAAGATGCAGACGGACGCAACGACTGCTGTCCTGACCGGTAAGATAGACGCGTTCTATGCGGATTCGCCGGTTGCTGGCTATGCAATCGCGCAGACGGGCAAGCAGCTGCAGACGGTTGGCGAGGATGAGGGAGTCGTTCCTCAGGGAATCGTCATCAAGAAGGGCGATCGAAAGCTTGGAGAGGCTGTTCAGAAGACGATGCAGAAGTTCATCGACGACGGCACCTATGGCAAGATCCTGAAGCACTGGGGAGTGCAAGGCGGTGCGATCACGAAGGCGGAGCTGAACCCGGCCGTCGAATAG